The following coding sequences are from one Triticum aestivum cultivar Chinese Spring chromosome 5A, IWGSC CS RefSeq v2.1, whole genome shotgun sequence window:
- the LOC123108002 gene encoding BTB/POZ and MATH domain-containing protein 1-like yields the protein MMSWTDEPEFPSAPLATDRRSKIFPPASPPSYSESKTKPASIMAEPYEIPAAMIAESEKRSYVLKIDGYSMANALLKNGECMTSAPFSVGGHNWVVRYYPNGYPRHCDNYISLYVQLEAADAEDVKAKAKLKLSVLDKNANPVPSYSRTIPLHTFSRRAPDRGYHDFIHKAGIEVSPHLRDDCLTIRCDVTVVKDIDQEARIPPSDLHRHLGDLLQSKDGADLTFQVGGRTFPAHRCVLAARSSVFKAGLLGAMAESSSSTIEIRDMEPDVFEYLLHFIYTDSVPLLDVVMAGHLLEAADRYDIGRLKVICEDKLCSHIDSNMVATSLALAKQHGFRRLKQACLQFLASPSNLNATIASDGFKHLLSSCGWSAFEELRDRSSRLNSEKDIIMTFRK from the coding sequence ATGATGAGTTGGACTGATGAACCGGAGTTCCCAAGTGCACCTCTCGCCACAGATAGGCGCAGCAAAATCTTTCCTCCCGCCAGCCCTCCATCTTACTCCGAGTCCAAGACCAAGCCCGCCTCCATAATGGCAGAGCCCTACGAGATCCCTGCCGCCATGATCGCTGAATCCGAGAAAAGGTCGTACGTGCTCAAGATAGACGGATACTCGATGGCCAACGCGCTGCTCAAGAACGGGGAGTGCATGACTTCCGCCCCATTCAGCGTTGGAGGCCACAACTGGGTCGTGAGATATTACCCCAACGGCTATCCTAGGCACTGTGACAATTATATCTCTCTCTATGTACAGCTTGAAGCTGCCGATGCCGAGGACGTGAAGGCGAAGGCCAAATTGAAGCTCAGCGTACTCGACAAGAATGCAAATCCGGTGCCTTCGTACAGCCGTACCATCCCTCTACACACCTTCTCAAGGAGGGCTCCAGACCGTGGCTACCATGACTTCATCCACAAGGCTGGCATTGAGGTATCGCCGCACCTTAGAGACGATTGTCTCACCATCAGGTGCGATGTCACCGTCGTCAAGGACATCGACCAAGAAGCAAGGATTCCTCCAAGCGACCTCCACCGGCATCTCGGCGATCTCCTACAGAGCAAGGATGGAGCGGACCTGACTTTTCAAGTCGGCGGACGGACATTCCCGGCTCACAGGTGTGTCCTCGCAGCTCGGTCATCCGTGTTCAAGGCGGGGCTCCTCGGCGCCATGGCGGAGAGTTCCTCTAGTACTATTGAAATTCGTGACATGGAACCTGATGTGTTTGAGTACTTGCTCCATTTCATATACACCGACTCGGTTCCTCTACTTGATGTGGTGATGGCCGGGCATCTACTCGAAGCGGCTGACAGGTACGACATCGGTAGGCTGAAGGTGATATGCGAGGACAAATTGTGCAGTCATATTGATTCCAACATGGTGGCGACCAGCTTGGCTTTGGCCAAGCAGCATGGTTTCCGTCGTCTCAAACAAGCTTGTTTGCAGTTCCTTGCTTCTCCCTCCAATTTGAATGCTACGATAGCAAGTGATGGCTTTAAGCATCTGCTATCCAGCTGCGGCTGGTCTGCTTTTGAGGAGCTGAGAGATAGAAGTAGCCGGCTGAATTCAGAAAAGGATATTATCATGACATTCCGGAAGTAA